From a region of the Thermus caldilimi genome:
- a CDS encoding MFS transporter gives MKGWRYASGQLGLTLVSESFGTYLAFFYLEKLGLSAAFYALARTVYAFWDAINDPLFGHLSDRTKTRLGRRRPWLLVGVPLFLLFYLLVFWVPDWARSPQVLPYYFAAGIFLYETMATVVWTNYGALFPEMFRGLGERAGAAALKRGTELFGLILGIAVAPLVYAQVGFLGMALLFAGLALMAFLWFFPGIQEDPRAESSLGLRESFWLALANRAFWVAALVGLLFEFGRTVIQTGMAFYAKHSLGLLEGATTFLFAAVFLVALPSVFLWGRLARTLGGKRAWRLAHLLMGVAALLLFLPQSLLPAILVGALVGVGFAGVRVTGEVVMAKVIDLDAERTGTRREGAYYSLVGLFGRASGALVGLSFALLGPLFGYVSGENPGPNPGLAFRFLLAVIPGVAILLAYFLAALFPHEIKE, from the coding sequence GTGAAAGGGTGGCGCTATGCCTCAGGGCAGCTGGGGCTCACCCTGGTTTCCGAAAGCTTCGGCACCTATCTGGCCTTCTTCTATCTGGAGAAGCTTGGCCTTTCCGCCGCCTTCTACGCCCTGGCTCGCACGGTGTATGCCTTCTGGGACGCCATCAATGACCCCCTATTCGGCCACCTCTCCGACCGCACCAAGACCCGGCTGGGCCGCAGGCGGCCCTGGCTTCTTGTGGGCGTTCCCCTCTTCCTCCTCTTCTACCTCCTGGTCTTCTGGGTGCCGGACTGGGCTCGCTCCCCTCAGGTCCTGCCCTACTACTTTGCCGCGGGCATTTTCCTTTATGAAACCATGGCCACCGTGGTCTGGACCAACTACGGGGCCCTCTTCCCGGAGATGTTCCGGGGCCTTGGCGAGAGGGCGGGAGCCGCGGCCTTGAAGCGGGGTACGGAGCTGTTTGGCCTCATTCTGGGGATTGCCGTGGCCCCCTTGGTCTACGCCCAGGTGGGGTTTCTGGGCATGGCCCTCCTCTTCGCTGGGCTTGCTCTTATGGCCTTCTTGTGGTTTTTCCCGGGCATCCAGGAGGATCCCAGGGCGGAAAGTAGCCTGGGGCTAAGGGAGTCCTTCTGGCTGGCCCTGGCCAACCGGGCCTTCTGGGTGGCGGCTTTGGTAGGGCTTCTCTTTGAGTTCGGGCGCACGGTGATCCAGACGGGGATGGCCTTTTACGCCAAGCACAGCCTGGGCCTGCTGGAAGGGGCCACCACCTTCCTCTTCGCCGCCGTCTTCTTGGTGGCCCTGCCCTCGGTCTTCCTCTGGGGCCGGCTGGCAAGGACCCTGGGGGGCAAAAGGGCCTGGCGGCTCGCCCACCTCCTCATGGGCGTGGCGGCTTTGCTCCTTTTCCTTCCCCAAAGCCTTCTTCCCGCCATCCTGGTGGGAGCCTTGGTGGGGGTAGGGTTTGCTGGGGTGCGGGTCACGGGGGAGGTGGTCATGGCCAAGGTCATTGACCTGGACGCCGAGAGGACGGGCACCCGGCGGGAAGGAGCCTACTACAGCCTGGTGGGACTTTTTGGCCGGGCCTCGGGGGCCTTGGTGGGGCTTTCCTTCGCCCTTCTTGGACCTCTTTTCGGATACGTAAGCGGGGAAAACCCCGGGCCGAACCCGGGCTTGGCCTTCCGCTTCCTGCTGGCGGTGATCCCGGGGGTGGCCATCCTGCTGGCCTACTTCCTCGCGGCCCTTTTCCCCCATGAGATCAAGGAGTAG
- a CDS encoding glycoside hydrolase family 2 protein, translating into MKLDPNHPRPTLQRPGWKSLEGPWNFSLNEAEDPKKVRFDRTIRVPFPPESPGSGVGEPWVQMAWYQKVLRVKPRPGLRLFLRFGAVDYRAEVFLNGARVLEHEGGHTPFGLELTSFLGGPLEVLVRAEDDPSDPEKSRGKQALGEPEAIFYPRTTGIWQPVWLEWIPESHIASLRLRPDLEALGFHLEVQAVGKGDAVEVALFPWVRGEVPFEETPWLEARFPLVGGLARGFLGLPLEGEAGAFLRRPENLVLFPLCLRLLGGRRVLDEVYSYGGLREVSAWQGVFFLNREPYFPKLALDQGLWPEGHLAPPGLEAFRQDILLAKALGFNGVRKHQKLEDPRYLHLADRLGILVFAEIPSFFHFSPRAARRYLAELVAALERDHNHPSVVAWVLFNESWGLWPWGPEACSFLQGVFFLACSLDPMPLLVDNDGFEHGLFWDLYTVHDYAPPEVLARRYRQQPFPLAPMGRPLSWDALPEGMRPFLSEFGGIGLKGSTPGWGYREVEGEEAFLQGVLRYLEAACESLLSGFCYTQLYDTFQEENGLLDFWRRPKVLPERVWAFLEGCEARRVLWE; encoded by the coding sequence ATGAAGCTGGACCCCAACCATCCCAGGCCCACCCTCCAGCGTCCGGGTTGGAAGAGCCTCGAGGGCCCGTGGAACTTCTCCTTGAACGAGGCCGAGGACCCCAAGAAGGTGCGCTTCGACCGTACCATCCGGGTACCCTTTCCTCCCGAGTCCCCGGGTAGCGGCGTGGGCGAGCCCTGGGTGCAGATGGCTTGGTACCAGAAGGTCCTAAGGGTAAAGCCTAGGCCTGGTCTTCGGCTTTTCCTGCGCTTTGGGGCGGTGGACTACCGGGCGGAGGTCTTTCTGAATGGGGCCCGGGTCCTGGAACACGAAGGGGGGCATACCCCCTTCGGCCTAGAGCTCACCTCCTTCCTGGGGGGGCCCTTAGAGGTCCTGGTGCGGGCGGAGGACGACCCCTCGGATCCGGAAAAGTCTAGGGGCAAGCAAGCCCTGGGGGAGCCCGAGGCCATCTTCTACCCGAGGACCACGGGGATCTGGCAGCCGGTTTGGCTGGAATGGATTCCGGAAAGCCATATCGCCTCCCTTCGCCTCCGCCCGGACCTCGAGGCCCTGGGCTTCCACCTGGAGGTCCAGGCTGTGGGGAAAGGGGATGCGGTGGAGGTGGCCCTTTTCCCGTGGGTGCGGGGGGAGGTTCCCTTTGAGGAAACGCCTTGGCTGGAAGCCCGTTTTCCCCTTGTGGGCGGGCTTGCCCGGGGGTTTTTGGGGCTTCCCCTAGAGGGAGAGGCCGGGGCTTTCCTCCGGCGCCCGGAGAATCTGGTGCTTTTCCCCTTGTGCCTCCGCCTCCTTGGGGGAAGGCGGGTTCTGGACGAGGTCTACTCCTACGGGGGCTTAAGGGAAGTTTCCGCCTGGCAAGGGGTCTTCTTCCTCAACAGGGAGCCCTACTTCCCCAAGCTGGCCCTGGACCAGGGGCTTTGGCCGGAGGGGCACTTAGCCCCGCCGGGCCTCGAGGCCTTCAGGCAGGACATCCTCTTGGCCAAGGCCCTAGGCTTTAACGGGGTGCGCAAGCACCAGAAGCTGGAGGACCCCCGCTACCTCCACCTGGCGGACCGGCTTGGGATACTGGTCTTCGCTGAGATACCAAGTTTCTTCCACTTCTCTCCCAGGGCTGCCCGGCGCTACCTGGCCGAGCTGGTGGCGGCCTTGGAGCGGGACCACAACCACCCCAGCGTGGTGGCCTGGGTCCTTTTCAACGAGAGCTGGGGCCTTTGGCCTTGGGGGCCTGAGGCTTGCTCCTTCCTCCAGGGAGTGTTTTTCCTGGCCTGCTCCCTGGACCCCATGCCTCTCTTGGTGGACAACGACGGCTTTGAGCATGGTCTCTTTTGGGACCTCTACACCGTGCACGACTACGCTCCCCCCGAGGTCCTTGCCCGCCGCTACCGCCAGCAGCCCTTTCCCCTGGCCCCCATGGGCCGGCCCCTTTCCTGGGATGCTCTTCCTGAAGGGATGCGTCCCTTCCTCTCCGAGTTCGGGGGTATAGGGCTCAAGGGCTCCACCCCGGGCTGGGGGTACCGGGAGGTGGAGGGGGAGGAGGCCTTCTTGCAGGGGGTGCTCCGTTATCTGGAGGCGGCCTGCGAAAGCCTCCTGAGCGGGTTTTGCTACACCCAGCTCTACGACACCTTTCAGGAGGAAAACGGACTTTTGGACTTCTGGCGCAGGCCCAAGGTGCTCCCGGAGAGGGTGTG
- a CDS encoding carbohydrate deacetylase — protein sequence MDLLERLGLLGRRVLLLHHDDLGLTHAQNGAYQALGFPTGSVMVPGAWASGVRGEDLGVHLVLTSEWPAPRMRPLTPGESLRDEAGYLPASLEVLWQNARLEEVERELKAQIEAAKRLFSPTHLDTHQGAVLRPDLAEIYVRLAEEYRLVPLIPESLEGLGVPPVFLPELERLMAQVPFPRVHFLDPYGLPPEERLGFYLDLAKLPPGLYYLVHHSALPTPEGRALPDWRTREADYFALAHPEVRRVLAEFYPLTWRAVREVLWGEP from the coding sequence ATGGACCTTCTGGAGCGGCTTGGGCTTCTTGGGCGGCGGGTCCTCCTCCTGCATCACGATGACCTGGGCCTGACCCATGCGCAAAACGGAGCCTACCAGGCCCTGGGATTTCCCACGGGGAGCGTGATGGTGCCGGGGGCCTGGGCCAGCGGGGTCAGGGGGGAGGATCTCGGGGTGCACCTGGTGCTCACCAGCGAGTGGCCTGCCCCCAGGATGCGGCCCCTCACACCCGGGGAAAGCCTTCGGGATGAGGCGGGGTATCTCCCAGCCTCCCTGGAGGTTCTTTGGCAAAATGCCCGCCTCGAGGAGGTGGAGCGGGAGCTAAAGGCCCAGATTGAGGCGGCAAAAAGGCTTTTCTCCCCCACGCACCTGGACACCCACCAGGGGGCGGTCCTCCGCCCCGACCTGGCGGAGATCTACGTGCGCCTAGCCGAGGAATACCGCCTGGTGCCCTTGATCCCGGAGAGCCTCGAGGGCCTGGGGGTCCCGCCTGTATTTTTGCCCGAACTGGAAAGGCTCATGGCTCAGGTGCCCTTCCCCAGGGTGCACTTCCTGGACCCCTATGGCCTTCCCCCGGAGGAGCGGCTTGGCTTCTACCTGGACTTGGCCAAGCTTCCCCCAGGCCTCTACTACCTGGTCCACCACAGCGCCCTCCCCACCCCTGAGGGCCGCGCCCTTCCCGACTGGCGGACGCGGGAGGCGGATTACTTTGCCCTTGCCCACCCGGAGGTGCGGCGGGTGCTTGCCGAGTTCTACCCCCTCACCTGGCGGGCCGTGCGGGAGGTCCTTTGGGGGGAGCCGTGA